A window of Phenylobacterium sp. NIBR 498073 genomic DNA:
CCTGGCTGGAGGCGCGCACGGTCGCCGCGCCGAAGGACGGAAACCGGCTCGACCACCGTGACGGCCTGGTCGAGGCCGAGACCAAGCGGCAGTTCGCGACCCGAATCTACCGCGCCATGGACGCGATCGCCGCCAGCCCCTGCCCGGTCCAGGTCGTCGTCACCCATGGCTATGCGGTGACCTTCGCCATCGCCGCCTGGATCAGGATGCCGCTGGAGTCGGTCGGCTGGGTGAACTTCCGGTCGAGCTCCGGCGCGATCAGCCACCTGCGCGAGGACGACCGCTGGTTCAACCGCTACCTGATGAGCCTCAGCGACACCGACCACCTGGCCGGCGTCGGCTAGCCCGCGTCGCGCGGCGGCTCCTGGGCGAGCGCGGCCTGGCGGGCGATGGCCAAGATCTCGTCGCCGCGCGCGCCCGGACCGAAGACCCGCGCCAGCAACAGGCCGCCGAGCATCGTGCTCCACGCCGCCACCGCCGCATCGGTCTTGCCGCCCGGTTCGCCCATCGACCGGGCGGTGCGCTCGAAGACGCCCTCCAGCCGCTCGGCCATCAGGGCGCGGACCTGCGGATCGTCGCAGCGCGCCACGTCGGCGGCCAGCGAGGCGATCGGGCAGCCCTGCCCGATCCCGTCACGGTGCGCCCGGCTCAGATAGCGCGCGACCAGGCTGCGGAAGCCTCCGCCGGCCCGCTGCTGGACGGCTCGCTGGCTGGCGAAGGCGCCGTCCAGCGCGCGCCCGAGCGCGGCCAGCGTCAGCGCCGAACGCGACCGGAAGTGGCCGTAGAAGCCGCCGCGAGTCAGGCTGGCCTGCTGCATCAAAGCGTCGATGCTGAGATTGTCCAGGCCGCCGGCCCGGATCCGCGCGGCGGCCGCATCGAGGATGCGCTCGCGGCTCTCGGCTTTCTCGGCTTGCGAATGTCCCATCGGCTCCGGACCTCACGGCTGACCGTCGCCAGAGGTAGCACAAACTATGTTGAAGCAACAGCCGGGCATGATTTTGCTTAGGAATCTGAATGATTGACTTCATCCAGATACATGTTGACCATCATGCAGATTACCGACTGGAAGATTTCGATGACCACCGCCACCATTTTGGCCGAAGCCGCCGCCCACCCGTTCGACCATGCCCTGGCCCTGCAGCCCGTCGGCGAGGGCGTCTATGAAGGGGTTCCGAGCCCGCGCTACTGGAACATGGCCGGTCCGTTCGGCGGGATCACGGCGGCGACCCTGCTGAAGGGCGTGCTCGACCACCCGGCCCTGCGCGGCCGGCCGCTGGCCCAGACCGTCAACTTCTGCGCCGCCATCACCCCCGACCCGTTCGTCCTGAAGGTGGTCCTGGAGCGCGACGGCAAGTCGACACAGCATTGGAGCGTGCGCCTGGAGCAGGCCGGCCAGATGGCGGCCAACGCCACCCTGGTCACCGGCCCCGAACGCGAAACCTGGGCGCACCAGCCGGCGCAGCCGCCGGACGTCGGCGAGGCGTCCAGCGTGCCGGTGTTCGACACCGCGGCGGCGACCGCCTGGTTCGCCCAATACGAGATGCGCTTCGAGCATGGCGCCTTCGGTCAGGACCAGCCCTCGCATACCGGCCTCACCCGCGCCTGGCTGCGCGACCGCCAGCCCCGGACGCTGGACTACCTGGCGCTGGCCTCGATGGCCGACGCCTTCGCGCCGCGGGTGTTCCTGATGCGCGGCGTGCGCGCGCCGGCCGCGACGGTGAGCCTGTCGACCTACTTCCTGGCCGCGCCGGATGAACTGGCGGCGCAGGGCGTGCGCCCGATCTTGGGAGAGGCGCAGCCGCGCGCGGCGCGGCACGGTTTCCACGACCAGAGCGTCGAACTTTGGTCCGACGCCAAGTCGCTGCTTGCGGTCTCGCACCAGTTGGTGTGGTTCAAAGACTAGAAGAACGAAAAAGTACAAGACGGGGGACTAATGGGGGGAATTCGACGCGGGCGCGCCCAAATGGGCGCCGCCTCGCTGGCGCTGGGCTGGCTGCTAGCCGGCCAGGCCGCCGCGCAACCGGCCAAGGCCGAGGACGGAACGGCGACATTTCCGGCCGCCTTCTTCGCCCAGTACAACCCGGTGACCGCCGCCGACATGGTCGCCCGCACGCCCGGCTTCGAGCTGCGCGACGGCGATGACCGCCGCGGCTTCGGCGGCTCGGCCGGCAACCTGCTGATCAACGGGGAGCGCCCGAGCTCCAAGACCGCCGCCTCGGAGATCCTCAA
This region includes:
- a CDS encoding TetR/AcrR family transcriptional regulator, which gives rise to MGHSQAEKAESRERILDAAAARIRAGGLDNLSIDALMQQASLTRGGFYGHFRSRSALTLAALGRALDGAFASQRAVQQRAGGGFRSLVARYLSRAHRDGIGQGCPIASLAADVARCDDPQVRALMAERLEGVFERTARSMGEPGGKTDAAVAAWSTMLGGLLLARVFGPGARGDEILAIARQAALAQEPPRDAG
- a CDS encoding histidine phosphatase family protein, which translates into the protein MSKDIYLVVHGEAQHHVEGLVGGWYDSDLTEQGHRQAQAIAGRLAERLAGAPSVEVYASDLRRTAQTAAPIAQALGVEAVHWPDLRERSYGEAGGKPDAWLEARTVAAPKDGNRLDHRDGLVEAETKRQFATRIYRAMDAIAASPCPVQVVVTHGYAVTFAIAAWIRMPLESVGWVNFRSSSGAISHLREDDRWFNRYLMSLSDTDHLAGVG
- a CDS encoding thioesterase family protein: MTSSRYMLTIMQITDWKISMTTATILAEAAAHPFDHALALQPVGEGVYEGVPSPRYWNMAGPFGGITAATLLKGVLDHPALRGRPLAQTVNFCAAITPDPFVLKVVLERDGKSTQHWSVRLEQAGQMAANATLVTGPERETWAHQPAQPPDVGEASSVPVFDTAAATAWFAQYEMRFEHGAFGQDQPSHTGLTRAWLRDRQPRTLDYLALASMADAFAPRVFLMRGVRAPAATVSLSTYFLAAPDELAAQGVRPILGEAQPRAARHGFHDQSVELWSDAKSLLAVSHQLVWFKD